A window from Pseudomonas moraviensis encodes these proteins:
- a CDS encoding methyl-accepting chemotaxis protein has protein sequence MVDANDKLYKVVKFATVITDQVNREQAVADAASIAYSTSQQTDSTAQRGTTVVTEAVNVMRDLSRHMQAAGEGIEALNEQSLVIGTIVKTISGIAEQTNLLALNAAIEAARAGEQGRGFAVVADEVRQLASRTSQATDEIVGVVRQNQEMARSAVALMTDGKLQAEQGLALAAEAGTVIVEIQDGAQKVVDAVGQFANQLSH, from the coding sequence GTGGTCGATGCCAACGACAAACTGTACAAAGTGGTGAAGTTCGCCACGGTGATCACCGATCAGGTCAACCGCGAGCAAGCGGTTGCCGACGCAGCGAGCATCGCTTACAGCACTTCGCAACAAACCGATAGCACCGCGCAACGCGGCACCACGGTGGTCACCGAAGCGGTGAACGTGATGCGTGACCTGTCACGGCACATGCAAGCGGCCGGTGAAGGGATCGAGGCGCTGAACGAGCAGTCGCTGGTGATCGGCACCATCGTCAAAACCATCAGCGGCATTGCCGAACAGACCAACCTGCTGGCGCTCAACGCCGCCATCGAAGCCGCCCGTGCCGGCGAACAGGGCCGCGGATTTGCCGTGGTCGCGGACGAAGTCCGGCAACTGGCCTCGCGCACCAGCCAGGCAACCGATGAAATCGTCGGCGTGGTGCGGCAGAACCAGGAAATGGCCCGCAGCGCGGTGGCATTGATGACCGACGGCAAGCTTCAGGCTGAACAAGGCCTGGCACTGGCAGCGGAGGCGGGCACGGTGATCGTTGAGATTCAGGACGGTGCGCAGAAAGTGGTGGATGCGGTGGGGCAGTTTGCCAATCAGCTCTCCCATTGA
- a CDS encoding MFS transporter: protein MTAHSPARPAPFSRSDYKTLGLAALGGALEIYDFIIFVFFALTLSQLFFPPEMPEWLRLLQSFGIFVTGYLARPLGGILMAHFADRLGRKKVFSLSILMMALPCLLIGIMPTYAQIGYFAPLLLLALRILQGAAVGGEVPSAWVFVAEHAPIGHRGYALGFLQAGLTFGYLIGALTATFLAQVFTSAEILDYAWRYPFLLGGVFGVVGVYLRRWLSETPVFMAMEAQREARVELPLRTVLREHRLAMLPAMLLTCVLTSAVVVFVVITPTMMQKTFGMTASHTFGLSALGIVFLNIGCVIAGLLVDRIGAWRTVMLYSLLLPLGIGVLYGCLNTGGHWIGIAYAVAGLACGVVGAVPSVMVGLFPARIRVSGISFTYNIAYAAWASISPLLLIGLMPWSPWICVMFCAVMGAVGILTAAYFAARIPRTGPCQAAGAA, encoded by the coding sequence ATGACTGCCCACTCCCCAGCCCGACCGGCGCCATTCAGCCGTTCCGACTACAAGACCCTCGGCCTTGCGGCGCTCGGCGGGGCGCTGGAAATCTACGATTTCATCATTTTCGTGTTCTTCGCGCTGACCCTGAGTCAGCTGTTCTTCCCGCCGGAAATGCCCGAGTGGCTGAGGTTGCTGCAGAGCTTCGGCATCTTCGTTACCGGTTATCTGGCGCGGCCACTGGGCGGGATTCTGATGGCGCATTTCGCCGACCGCCTGGGCCGCAAAAAAGTCTTCAGCCTGAGCATTCTGATGATGGCGCTGCCGTGCCTCTTGATCGGAATCATGCCGACCTACGCACAGATCGGCTATTTCGCACCCTTGCTGTTGCTGGCGCTGCGCATTCTGCAAGGCGCGGCCGTGGGCGGCGAAGTGCCGAGTGCCTGGGTGTTCGTCGCCGAGCACGCGCCTATCGGGCATCGCGGTTACGCCCTCGGATTTTTGCAGGCTGGCCTGACCTTCGGTTACCTGATCGGCGCACTGACCGCGACCTTCCTCGCGCAAGTCTTTACCTCCGCCGAAATTCTCGACTACGCCTGGCGCTACCCGTTTCTGCTCGGTGGCGTGTTCGGCGTGGTGGGCGTTTATCTGCGTCGCTGGCTCAGCGAAACCCCGGTGTTCATGGCCATGGAAGCGCAACGCGAGGCGCGGGTCGAGCTGCCGCTGCGCACGGTGTTGCGTGAGCATCGGCTGGCCATGCTGCCTGCCATGTTGCTCACCTGTGTGTTGACCTCGGCGGTGGTGGTGTTCGTCGTCATCACCCCGACGATGATGCAGAAAACCTTTGGCATGACCGCCAGCCACACCTTCGGCCTCAGTGCCTTGGGCATCGTTTTTCTCAATATCGGCTGCGTGATCGCCGGGCTGCTGGTCGACCGCATTGGCGCCTGGCGTACGGTCATGCTCTACAGCCTGTTGCTGCCATTGGGCATTGGCGTGTTGTATGGCTGTTTGAACACGGGCGGGCACTGGATTGGCATTGCCTATGCGGTCGCAGGTCTGGCTTGTGGGGTAGTGGGTGCGGTGCCTTCGGTAATGGTCGGGTTGTTCCCGGCGCGTATTCGCGTGTCGGGCATTTCCTTCACCTACAACATTGCCTACGCCGCCTGGGCGAGTATCTCACCGCTGCTGCTGATCGGTCTGATGCCGTGGAGCCCATGGATCTGCGTGATGTTCTGTGCAGTGATGGGCGCGGTGGGGATTTTGACAGCGGCGTATTTCGCTGCACGCATACCGCGCACGGGGCCGTGTCAGGCGGCGGGCGCGGCCTGA
- a CDS encoding short-chain fatty acid transporter codes for MAVDIEDSRSARFALRCSSFAERWFPDSWVFAALAVIIVALATLAMGAKPTAAAMAFGDGFWSLIPFTMQMAFVVIGGYVVASSPPAVRLIDKLARIPKNGRSAVAWVALISMVASLLNWGLSLVFGGLLVRALARRTDLKMDYRAAGAAAYLGLGAVWALGLSSSAAQLQANPGSLPPSILSITGVIPFTETIFLWQSGVMLLALIVISIIIAYATAPGPNSARDAEACGIDPAFNLPPLQPRTRPGEWLEHSPLLIIVLVLLAAGWLFHEFSTKPAITAISGLNTYNFLFIMLGALLHWRPRSFLDAVARAVPTTTGVLIQFPLYGSIAALMTTVKGADAQTLAHHISTFFVSIASHDTYALLMGVYSAILGFFIPSGGGKWIIEAPYVMQVANDLQYHLGWAVQIYNAAEALPNLINPFYMLPLLGVLGLKARDLIGFSFVQLLVHTPLVLLLLWALGTTLAYTPPVMP; via the coding sequence GTGGCCGTTGATATCGAAGATAGCCGCTCTGCGCGCTTTGCCCTGCGCTGTTCCAGTTTTGCCGAACGCTGGTTTCCCGATTCCTGGGTATTCGCCGCGCTGGCCGTCATCATCGTCGCCCTGGCCACCCTGGCCATGGGCGCCAAACCCACCGCTGCGGCGATGGCCTTCGGTGACGGTTTCTGGAGCCTGATCCCGTTCACCATGCAGATGGCCTTTGTGGTGATCGGCGGCTATGTCGTCGCCAGTTCACCCCCTGCGGTCAGACTGATCGACAAACTCGCCCGCATCCCGAAGAACGGCCGTTCCGCCGTGGCTTGGGTGGCATTGATCTCGATGGTTGCATCCTTGCTCAACTGGGGTCTGTCGCTGGTGTTCGGCGGATTGCTGGTGCGCGCCCTCGCCCGTCGCACCGATCTGAAGATGGATTACCGCGCCGCCGGCGCCGCTGCGTATCTAGGTCTGGGCGCGGTGTGGGCGCTGGGCTTGTCATCCTCGGCCGCACAGCTGCAGGCCAACCCCGGCAGCCTGCCGCCGTCGATCCTGTCGATCACCGGCGTGATCCCGTTCACCGAAACCATTTTCCTCTGGCAGTCCGGCGTCATGCTGCTGGCGCTGATCGTGATCTCGATCATCATCGCCTACGCCACCGCGCCCGGGCCGAACTCGGCACGCGACGCCGAGGCCTGTGGCATCGATCCGGCCTTCAACCTGCCACCGCTGCAACCGCGCACTCGCCCCGGCGAATGGCTGGAACACAGCCCGTTGCTGATCATCGTGCTGGTGCTGCTGGCCGCGGGTTGGCTGTTCCACGAGTTCTCGACCAAACCGGCGATTACCGCGATTTCCGGCCTGAACACTTACAACTTTCTGTTCATCATGCTCGGCGCGCTGTTGCACTGGCGCCCGCGCAGCTTCCTCGATGCGGTGGCCCGTGCGGTGCCGACCACCACTGGCGTGTTGATCCAGTTCCCGCTGTACGGCTCAATCGCCGCGCTGATGACCACGGTCAAAGGCGCCGATGCGCAAACCCTCGCGCACCACATTTCCACCTTCTTCGTCAGCATCGCCTCCCACGACACCTATGCGCTGCTGATGGGGGTGTATTCGGCGATTCTCGGGTTCTTCATCCCGTCCGGCGGCGGCAAGTGGATCATCGAAGCCCCCTACGTGATGCAAGTCGCCAACGACCTGCAATACCACCTCGGCTGGGCGGTGCAGATCTACAACGCGGCGGAAGCGTTGCCGAACCTGATCAACCCGTTTTACATGCTGCCACTGCTGGGCGTGCTCGGGTTGAAAGCGCGGGACCTGATCGGCTTCTCGTTCGTGCAACTGCTGGTGCACACGCCGCTGGTGCTGCTGTTGCTGTGGGCGCTGGGGACGACATTGGCGTATACGCCTCCGGTGATGCCGTAG
- a CDS encoding DUF86 domain-containing protein has translation MKENRRDDYLEHIRQAASDALIFVEGLNKDEFAEDKRTQQAVIMSLIIIGEAATKIMDRYPELTVENAQVPWRSMRGMRNRIAHGYFDINLDVVWETVQVALPALLKSLPTAQG, from the coding sequence ATGAAAGAGAACCGGCGAGATGATTATCTTGAACATATTCGTCAGGCCGCGAGCGATGCGCTTATCTTCGTCGAGGGCCTGAACAAAGATGAATTCGCTGAAGATAAGAGAACGCAACAAGCGGTGATCATGAGCCTGATCATCATTGGAGAGGCAGCGACCAAGATCATGGATCGTTACCCTGAGCTCACTGTTGAAAACGCGCAGGTGCCGTGGCGCAGCATGCGTGGGATGCGTAATCGAATTGCTCACGGTTATTTCGATATCAATCTGGACGTTGTCTGGGAAACCGTTCAGGTTGCGTTGCCTGCACTGTTGAAGTCCCTTCCGACCGCTCAAGGTTGA
- a CDS encoding nucleotidyltransferase family protein produces the protein MKPSTALDMQRSAVREVIGRFRVANPRVFGSALLGTDLDGSDLDLLVDPLPGTTLFDLGGLQVELEDLLGVAVEVLTPGDLPVKFRQQVLDQARPV, from the coding sequence ATGAAGCCTTCTACTGCTCTCGACATGCAAAGGTCCGCCGTCCGCGAAGTGATCGGGCGCTTTCGTGTGGCCAACCCGCGTGTATTTGGTTCAGCATTGCTGGGGACGGATCTGGACGGTAGCGATCTCGATCTGCTGGTTGACCCGCTGCCCGGCACGACGCTTTTTGATCTGGGCGGACTTCAGGTTGAGCTCGAAGACCTGCTGGGTGTTGCGGTCGAGGTGCTGACCCCCGGCGACCTGCCAGTGAAATTTCGTCAGCAGGTGCTTGATCAGGCGCGACCCGTATGA
- a CDS encoding lysine methyltransferase, which yields MNNQAMGRHPPRDTEGIYPFAGLPVRLGFPSCDDFQIIRDEQGMATAVVARREFLRISRMCRVSGQLLPYRSRQTRQLQSGIHVYDPRFCGVLEHACDPNVFLDMSELWLWALKDIHSGERLSIDYASTEDKLLRQFACDCGSPRCRGWITGYDEPPTPEGQRFLQRWRHAGRG from the coding sequence ATGAACAATCAAGCCATGGGCCGGCACCCGCCCCGCGATACCGAAGGCATCTATCCCTTCGCCGGACTTCCCGTGCGGCTGGGCTTTCCATCCTGCGACGACTTTCAGATCATCCGCGACGAACAGGGCATGGCCACGGCGGTGGTCGCGCGCCGCGAGTTTCTGCGCATCAGCCGAATGTGCCGGGTTTCCGGGCAGTTACTGCCCTACCGCAGTCGACAGACCCGTCAGCTGCAATCCGGCATCCACGTTTACGACCCACGGTTCTGCGGAGTGCTGGAACACGCCTGCGACCCGAATGTATTTCTCGACATGAGTGAGTTGTGGCTGTGGGCCTTGAAAGATATCCACAGCGGCGAGCGCCTGAGCATTGATTACGCATCGACCGAAGACAAGCTGCTGCGCCAGTTCGCCTGCGATTGCGGCTCGCCGCGCTGCCGTGGCTGGATCACCGGTTACGACGAACCACCCACGCCTGAAGGCCAGCGCTTTTTACAGCGCTGGCGTCATGCAGGCCGGGGCTGA
- the can gene encoding carbonate dehydratase, producing the protein MHDLQDLIDNNERWADAITKEDPDFFAKLARQQTPEYLWIGCSDARVPANEIVGMLPGDLFVHRNVANVVLHTDLNCLSVIQYAVDVLKVKHILVTGHYGCGGVRASMQDRQFGLIDGWLRSIRDLYYEKREELSRLATEEEQVDRMCELNVIQQVANVAHTSIIQNAWHRGQPLSIHGCIYGIKDGRWKSLNTTISGFEQLPPQYRLRPVGAP; encoded by the coding sequence ATGCACGATCTACAAGACCTGATTGATAACAACGAGCGTTGGGCTGACGCGATCACCAAGGAAGACCCGGATTTCTTCGCCAAACTGGCGCGTCAGCAAACTCCTGAATATCTATGGATCGGCTGTTCCGACGCACGGGTACCGGCCAACGAAATCGTCGGCATGCTCCCGGGTGATCTGTTCGTGCACCGCAACGTCGCCAACGTTGTCCTTCACACTGACCTCAACTGCCTGTCGGTGATCCAGTACGCCGTCGACGTGCTCAAGGTCAAACACATCCTCGTCACCGGCCACTATGGCTGCGGCGGCGTGCGCGCATCGATGCAGGACCGTCAGTTCGGCCTGATCGACGGCTGGCTGCGTTCGATCCGCGATCTGTACTACGAGAAACGTGAGGAACTGTCCAGGCTGGCGACCGAAGAAGAGCAGGTTGACCGGATGTGCGAACTCAACGTGATCCAGCAAGTGGCCAACGTCGCGCACACCAGCATCATCCAGAACGCCTGGCACCGCGGGCAGCCGCTGTCGATCCACGGCTGCATCTACGGCATCAAGGACGGCCGCTGGAAAAGTCTGAACACCACCATCAGTGGTTTCGAGCAACTGCCGCCGCAATACCGCTTGCGTCCGGTCGGCGCGCCGTAA
- a CDS encoding serine kinase/phosphatase, giving the protein MTDSRRPYDAVQPEPIDDNEDRMGSVHELDFDDEEPSAKIGDELPEREREQLMPAERVREAGMTGASVDDHQPTDDDLSPETLIRQDGARDADELGEGNPADWDLSEVGENDIGGGDGLDEAELADLDPLDGKR; this is encoded by the coding sequence ATGACTGATTCACGACGCCCTTATGATGCGGTGCAACCGGAACCCATCGATGATAACGAAGACCGCATGGGTTCGGTGCACGAGCTGGATTTCGACGATGAAGAGCCCAGCGCGAAGATCGGTGATGAGCTGCCCGAGCGTGAACGTGAACAGCTGATGCCGGCTGAGCGGGTGCGCGAAGCGGGCATGACCGGAGCTTCGGTGGATGATCACCAGCCGACTGACGATGACCTGAGTCCGGAAACGCTGATTCGCCAGGACGGTGCACGTGATGCCGATGAACTCGGCGAGGGCAATCCAGCGGATTGGGATTTAAGCGAAGTCGGTGAAAACGACATCGGCGGCGGTGACGGACTGGATGAGGCGGAACTGGCGGATCTGGATCCGCTGGATGGCAAGCGGTGA
- the rimI gene encoding ribosomal protein S18-alanine N-acetyltransferase: protein MSEAVTFRPMTEADLEAVLKIEYAAYSHPWTRGIFLDGLGKYQIWLMFEGQQQVGHGVVQIILDEAHLLNITVKPENQGRGLGLTLLEHLMSIAYKAQARECFLEVRDSNTAAFKLYERYGFNEIGRRRDYYPAVGGREDAVVMACTLVD from the coding sequence ATGAGTGAGGCTGTAACCTTTCGCCCGATGACCGAGGCGGACCTGGAGGCTGTGCTGAAGATCGAATACGCCGCGTACAGCCATCCGTGGACCCGGGGAATCTTTCTCGATGGCCTGGGCAAATACCAGATCTGGCTGATGTTCGAAGGTCAGCAGCAAGTCGGCCATGGCGTGGTGCAGATCATTCTTGATGAGGCGCATCTGCTCAATATCACGGTCAAACCGGAAAATCAGGGGCGTGGGTTGGGGTTGACGCTGCTTGAGCACCTGATGTCGATTGCCTACAAGGCTCAGGCTCGGGAATGTTTTCTGGAAGTGCGCGACAGTAATACGGCCGCTTTCAAATTGTACGAGCGTTATGGGTTCAACGAGATTGGCCGGCGTCGCGATTATTATCCGGCGGTGGGGGGGCGTGAGGATGCGGTGGTAATGGCCTGCACCCTGGTTGACTGA
- a CDS encoding energy transducer TonB: MQVVNWLPRTELPFAAPSRPELLEMPEPEVEVPVAPVPQAEAPAQPAARTAERPKIEVPRPSLASTRNGAKPVEEVDETPVVVKPAPVPPPRFALQLLRAGRCLLLVELPTGDAFQSRDPAYLLLKDMLRAAGLPDAPQIVGEPVRWPWLNRGTLDQGPEAARDFVQGFLSVQMEAAPCACLWLIGLPAVKFAGEADAEAFNSELQIEGLGLAWAIPGLELLMEEPQRKAAVWQAMRRLMARWKQSDE; encoded by the coding sequence ATGCAGGTGGTCAACTGGTTGCCGCGCACCGAACTGCCTTTCGCCGCACCGTCGCGGCCCGAGCTGCTGGAGATGCCCGAGCCTGAGGTCGAGGTGCCGGTTGCGCCGGTGCCTCAGGCCGAAGCACCGGCGCAGCCTGCCGCGCGCACGGCCGAGCGGCCGAAAATCGAAGTGCCGCGTCCGTCGCTGGCGAGCACCCGCAACGGCGCCAAACCGGTGGAAGAAGTCGACGAGACGCCGGTGGTGGTCAAGCCTGCGCCCGTGCCTCCGCCGCGTTTCGCCCTGCAACTGCTGCGTGCCGGACGGTGCCTGCTGCTGGTCGAGTTACCCACAGGCGACGCGTTTCAAAGTCGCGATCCAGCCTACCTGCTGCTCAAGGACATGCTGCGCGCCGCCGGTCTGCCGGATGCGCCGCAGATCGTCGGCGAGCCGGTGCGCTGGCCGTGGCTCAATCGCGGCACGCTGGATCAGGGCCCGGAAGCGGCGCGCGACTTCGTGCAGGGTTTCCTCTCGGTACAGATGGAAGCAGCACCCTGCGCCTGTTTATGGCTGATCGGTTTGCCGGCGGTGAAGTTTGCCGGGGAGGCGGACGCCGAAGCGTTCAATAGTGAACTGCAGATCGAAGGCCTGGGCCTGGCCTGGGCAATTCCCGGTCTGGAACTGTTAATGGAAGAGCCACAGCGCAAGGCTGCTGTGTGGCAAGCCATGCGTCGGCTGATGGCGCGCTGGAAACAATCCGATGAGTGA
- the mksB gene encoding Mks condensin complex protein MksB, producing MIEPKRVLRALAEHWALLEPLCEHFDQGTLSLNELRTQLAAQQLDSTPQDITSLLDVWIRLDILVPVAKSPNRFELNAQIHDFLAYLRREHRLGLCLEIEAYLRHLERLAGYIQDAFDVRDGNDLARQLRLLDMRVRDVLKKLDNDEQALVAVAERAKTSDRQIPLRQRYAEVLATWDEYVEPMIDLVNADGAFEQGVRKVETVLLKMLSEQQRLGHLVDDDMLLRTHARILEMQTSAQLTLRHARELLLPLREEARRHNAVTRGAALALAAIRRKGIDAVPQAAMPLFTRPQSTFLGSASQVEAYVYALARFEPKPARFPKAHKTQKTGDAPRAPRTVREMVDRCEESLPMPDLMTWLLEQEPDGATDELLYWFSRLSREKRFKRERLERREYHTHEHQVSLRSFALLSASDNAAEDSASIPHAS from the coding sequence ATGATCGAACCCAAGCGCGTCTTGCGCGCCCTCGCTGAACACTGGGCACTTCTGGAGCCACTGTGCGAGCACTTCGACCAAGGCACCCTGAGCCTCAACGAACTGCGCACGCAACTGGCCGCCCAACAACTCGACAGCACGCCGCAGGACATCACCAGCCTGCTCGACGTGTGGATTCGCCTCGATATTCTCGTTCCGGTGGCGAAAAGCCCGAACCGTTTCGAGCTCAACGCGCAGATCCACGACTTCCTCGCCTACCTGCGTCGCGAACATCGCCTCGGCCTGTGCCTGGAAATCGAAGCCTACCTGCGGCATCTCGAGCGCCTGGCCGGTTACATCCAGGATGCGTTCGACGTTCGTGACGGCAACGACCTGGCCCGCCAGTTGCGCTTGCTCGACATGCGCGTGCGCGACGTGTTGAAGAAACTCGACAACGACGAACAGGCATTGGTGGCCGTGGCCGAACGCGCCAAGACCAGCGACCGGCAGATTCCGCTGCGCCAGCGTTACGCCGAAGTACTGGCGACGTGGGACGAATACGTCGAGCCGATGATCGATCTGGTCAACGCCGACGGCGCCTTCGAACAAGGCGTGCGCAAGGTCGAAACCGTCCTGCTGAAGATGCTCAGCGAACAGCAGCGCCTCGGCCATCTGGTCGATGACGACATGCTCCTGCGCACCCACGCACGCATCCTCGAAATGCAGACCAGCGCGCAACTGACCCTGCGTCATGCCCGCGAACTGCTGCTGCCGTTGCGTGAAGAAGCGCGTCGGCACAACGCCGTGACCCGCGGCGCGGCACTGGCGCTGGCGGCAATTCGCCGTAAAGGCATCGACGCCGTGCCGCAAGCGGCGATGCCACTGTTCACCCGGCCGCAGAGCACCTTCCTCGGCAGCGCCAGTCAGGTCGAAGCCTATGTTTACGCCCTGGCGCGTTTCGAGCCGAAACCGGCGCGCTTTCCCAAGGCGCACAAAACCCAGAAGACTGGCGACGCTCCGCGTGCACCACGCACCGTGCGCGAGATGGTCGATCGTTGCGAAGAGTCATTGCCGATGCCAGACCTGATGACCTGGCTGCTGGAGCAGGAACCCGACGGCGCCACCGACGAATTGCTTTACTGGTTCTCGCGCCTGTCGCGGGAAAAACGCTTCAAGCGCGAGCGTCTGGAACGTCGCGAATACCACACTCACGAGCACCAGGTCAGCCTGCGCTCCTTCGCCCTGCTCTCGGCCAGCGATAACGCCGCCGAGGATTCTGCGAGCATCCCCCATGCATCTTGA
- the mksE gene encoding Mks condensin complex protein MksE, translated as MHLDLSELSQLAPIFRELFKGYHVSRRDPELYAQLSNFQDQYRTLFKALGFELVCDTRGFYYFVPDMAAAAVNKTAQRLALFTFILVEHLADQGRDPIAVLDGGSLGREELPSLLDKYRDLFLQAEVQTVEELEEKIMRRMTQLGFAGEENGVYRFLPPMHRFLDVCLSVQQDRDLAASVHSVLPLPAPVLIDEEAEAKFLETDDPLDLSEFEEESEEDALARAIAEEQESDA; from the coding sequence ATGCATCTTGATCTATCCGAACTGTCGCAACTGGCGCCGATCTTCCGCGAGTTGTTCAAGGGTTACCACGTCAGCCGCCGCGATCCCGAGCTGTACGCACAGCTGTCGAATTTCCAGGACCAGTACCGCACGCTGTTCAAGGCGCTGGGCTTTGAACTGGTCTGCGACACCCGTGGTTTCTACTACTTCGTGCCGGACATGGCCGCCGCGGCAGTGAACAAGACCGCCCAGCGTCTGGCGCTGTTCACCTTCATCCTCGTCGAGCACCTGGCCGATCAGGGCCGCGACCCGATCGCCGTGCTCGATGGCGGCAGCCTCGGCCGCGAAGAGTTGCCGTCGTTGCTGGATAAATACCGCGACCTGTTCCTTCAGGCCGAAGTGCAGACCGTCGAAGAACTCGAAGAAAAAATCATGCGCCGCATGACCCAGCTCGGTTTCGCCGGCGAAGAAAACGGTGTCTACCGCTTCCTGCCGCCGATGCATCGTTTCCTCGATGTGTGTCTGTCGGTGCAGCAGGACCGCGATCTGGCCGCCAGCGTGCACAGCGTTCTGCCGCTGCCGGCGCCGGTGCTGATCGACGAAGAAGCCGAAGCGAAATTCCTCGAAACCGACGATCCACTCGATCTCAGCGAGTTTGAAGAAGAAAGCGAAGAAGATGCACTGGCCCGCGCCATTGCCGAAGAACAG